A stretch of DNA from Triticum dicoccoides isolate Atlit2015 ecotype Zavitan chromosome 2A, WEW_v2.0, whole genome shotgun sequence:
tttcgtagaaaaggaataccaaaaggagtccaaatggaatgaaaccttcgcgatgatttttattagaccagaagacaaccaggagacttggagatgaagtcggaggagccacgaggtggccacaaggacggagggcgcgcccagggggtagggcgcgcccccacccttgtgggcccctcgtgacctaattcttttgcctatatattcccaaatatccccaaaccactagaggcatccacgaaaacacttttccaccgtcacaaccttatgtacccatgagatcccatctagggacattttccggcaccctgccagagggggattcaataacggagggcttctacatcaactctattgcccttctgatgaagcgtgagtagtttacctcagacctacgggtccatagctagtagctagatggcttcttctctctctttgattctcagtaccatgttctcctcaatgttcttggagatctatccgatgtaatacttttttgcggcgtgtttgccgagattcgatgaattctggatttatgatcagcttatctatgaatattatttgaatcttctctgaattcttttatgcatgatttgatatctttgtaattctctttgaactattggtttgatttggccaactagattagttttgggttcaatcttgcggtgtcctttcctagtgacagtaggggcagcaaggcacgtattgtattgttgccatcgaggataaaaagatggggttttcatcatattgcttgagttaattcctctacatcatgacatcttacttaatgcgttaccctgttcttcatgaacttaatactctagatgcaggcatgagtcagttgacgtgtggagtaatagtagtagatgcagaatcgttttcagtctacttgacacgagcgtgatgcctatattcatgatcattgccttagatatcatcataactttgtgcttttctatcaattgctcgacagtaatttgttcacccatcgtattatttgctatcttgagagaagcctctagtgaaacctatggccccctggtctattttccatcatattagtttccaatctactattttgcaatcttttactttctgatctataaaccaaaaataccaaaaatatttactttaccgttttatctatctctattagatctcacttttgcaagtaaccgtgaagggattgacaacccctttatcgcgttgggtgcaagttgtttgattgtttgtgcaggtattaggtgatttgtgcattgtctcctactggattaataccttggttctcaaactgagggaaatactcatctctactttgctgcatcaccctttcctcttcaagggaaaaaccaacgcaagctcaagaagtagcagtggcGGGCACTATCAAAGGCCCGCCACTGCAACTTGTAGTACAAGCGGCGGGCGCGTGCCCACCACTGATGAGGTGATAGAAGTGGCGGGAGGTCAGTGGCGGGCGCTCCTAGGAGCCTGGCCCGCCActgctgggctttttatgcccgcCGCTGCTAGGCATTCGTGCAGTAGTGAGGTAGCAAGATCTCCATAATACGAAGTACATACGTAAATTGAGAACGAGGAAATAGAACCCAAagtttggtgaagataatgatttgttcaTCCAGTTCAAGTTGCTGGCACAACCCTACGTCTGGTTGTAGAGGTTGTGATTTAACTCAAAAGACAAAGTCTTCACCTTACTCTCCTTGAGCCACAACCAACTCTGACTGTGCACCCATGGCATATCTTCAAGGCATATCCCCAAGGCCTTCAGAGACTTATTTTCCAAGCAagccacaattactcttggatgctcaaaacaaaCGCCTAGCCATCTAGGGGATGCACAATCCACAAGAGTAATAGGATAAGATTAGCTCGAGCaaactctttagtgatgctcaataacTTTAGCATTTTGGGCTCTAGGATTTTCCTTGCTGGGATTCTCCAGAATCTCGTGGGAGGGAAAATGAGTTTGTCAGACAATCTCTGTCTTAGTTTGCACGGAGTAGACAACCGACTAAGGTTGAAGTGGATGGCTATTATAGTAGGTGGAGCAAGCCTGGGGGCTGAAATGACCATTGGAGGCGCACTCACGATGACAACACGACACATGgcaaacagtcagatttcaaagcaACGCTCTCACCTAGTCTGTCTTGCCGCAGAAGACAAATGACTGTGCTTGAGGCAAATGTGCTAGAGAGGACTGGAGAATAACATCTCGTACTCAGAAGCCAAAAGTCTTCACTGTACCACTCTCAAGGTCTTCGGTCCAAGATTTTAGGTTTGGATTAGAAGACTTCAATCTAACATCACTTTGACACCCCACTGATAGTACGGTTTGCCCTATTGACTCAAATAGATGCAAAAGAAACTAGTAAACAAAAGTCTATGCTTCGGCTTCTCTCTCCATGAGTAAATTCATTTGCTTCAATAGGCATCCGATATTCTTCAATGTTATCATAATAATTTTAGGGGTCATAACTCTTTGTTAAACAAAATCCTCAAGGGCTACATCTGTGTATATTAacaaacacattagtccttcaACTGTTCTGTCCATATAATCATCCAAAACTCTCATGGGGCATAaggtgcacttacaatctccccctttcgaAGCATTCAATGGCACTACAATTAAAGCTTCATAAGGTAAAATAATGAGCTACTACTAGCGAGGATTTTTGCTTCACGACATAGAAGGCACATTCCCAAGTTAAAGGTTTATCCCCAAGCCATATATCCTCTCAAAAGTGTGTAGTTCAACCATCTCCAATTATGAATTACCCTATTAAAGATAGCAACCTTAGTCCTCATTAAACCCTTCCAAAAGGATGAGTCATTCGGCTGGGCCATAGCTTGGGACAAGGTCTTAGAATGTCAATACTCGTTACACAATAACTATATAcacaccccatcctcctcctcggaGGAAAGCTGGTAAAGCCATTTACCAAGAAATACATTTATTCTTGATCTTAAGGTCCAGATAGACCCCCTTGGTCATTAGCCCGACACAAGCTATCCCACCTCACAAGACGATACCTGGCCTTATTCTCACCACTCTGCCAAAAGAACCAAGAGCGATAAAAATCCAGTCTTTTCCGCACCCCAATTGAGAAACAGTAAAACGAGGCGAGCTACGACGTTCTCACAGCGATTTGACGTTTTCGACCGTTGGATCGCAATACTGGACGTTCCAGATCCATCTACTGCGCGTCGACTAGCTTCTACCCGTTTTTCATGTCCTTACTCGCGCGGCCCGCCCGGCTCAGGGCCGCTGCTCCACAGGCTGACCTGGGTGTCCTCTCATTAATCGGGCCAAACCAACCGTGTTAGCTGAAATACAGGCCCATATGGTGTCTGGCCCGTACTTTGCATCCCCTGCCTCTCTTTCATGAAGTTGCGTCTGCCGTGCcttcctcaccgtcgccgccgccataGCCTCCTCAAGCGCCAGTTGTCGTTCCTTCCTCAAGCGCCCTAGCCTCTCTATCTCTCCTACTTGCCGCTTCCTATGTCgtttaggagcagggagagcgcctTGGATTGATACAAAGAGAAGCAAAGCGGTTAGCTCACGTCGTTATGTCCACTTGACTTTCCTCCCATCTTTTTTCTTCCCTGCTGCTTGCTACTCATTGAGCCTTTTCCTGTGTTATCTCAGTCtcctcttcgatcttcaaatgtgcATTTCAGCATGTTTCAGGAGACACTCATAATATAATTTTCTCTGCAAAGATGGTATTTTGTTTACATCGtctattttctatttttatttaacaGATTCTTACTTATAGGATGGGATAATGAAGCAAGGAAGGGAATCAAAAGTTTGTCTTCTTGTTTCTTGAATGAGTTAGAAATAAACATAGGCAAACTTGTAAGCACTGAATTCACGAGATCTAGCCTACCACCATATGACATCAGTTTGCTTTTTTCCAATAGTAAGTTTCTTTTCAAGCATGCCCTCAATACATTTCCACTGTTTAGTCATTAAGTTACGGTGATGAATTGGTACCCCGAGATAGCTAAACGGGGGTTGACCAATCTCAGTTGCTTATAGTTATTCTCTTCTTCTTTAGTGCATCCAAAGCAGAAAAAGAACATTGTTATGAAAAATAATTTTAAGCCATGACAATTGCTCAAAAAGCCACAACACTGATTTCATATTTATCGCCTTATCCATATCATGCTCCATGAAAATGATAATGCCATCAACATATTATAAAATGGAGACCCCCCGTCCACTAGATGTGGGATCAACCCTCCTACCTGAGCGTTCTCCTTGGCTCTACAAATGAGGACCGCCAACATATCTGTGACAATATTGAAAAGCATTGGAGACAAAGAATCTCCCTACCGCAATCCGGTCCGAGTCTTAAAATAGTGCCCTATATCATCATTGACCATAACTCCCACGCTATTTTCATGAACAAAAGTCATATAGAAAGCTCGAATTAAACAACATTAAATAACCAGATTGTTCTATTAAATTGAAGAATCATAATATAAACATCGATGAGGACGGTGGTAAATAAGTAAGAACACCGGTATAACACGACATCACTAGGCgcattgtgtgtgtctgtgtcacgCGTTCCATGGGATGTCATCTTTTGTGCTGTTATCACGATACGATGGGCATCGCGCCACATAACATGTGGCGTAGAGCCGGTTGCGCGGTAAGATCGTGCTTCACATGCACGCACGATATTTTACATGGCAAGCAAATTTCTCTGTCAAATATGAACAATATTTATCTCAACCAAATAACACAATGGGATCACGAAACATGAACAAAATTTTTCGCCACCCTCAACCAAACAACACAGCAGGCCATGAGAGATCGGTAGGCCACCAGTAGAAATTCTCTGCTCCATTCTCTACTGCTCTTAATCCGATCAAATCAAGCTCATCAGACCGACAACAAAACTCAAAAGGGCACAACAAATAGAGGAGGAAAATGAAACGAGAGGAAGtgagagtgagtgagtgagagagGCAGGAGGGGGCAGAGTCAAGAggaacaactacaacaacatcgagaCCGAGAGACGGAACGGAGAACGGCACCACCAACACAGACACAGCCCGACCAAACACAGCAGCCAGCAAGCCTCAAACCTCGCATCACCACCTCCATCCCCGTGGCAGCAGCAGCAagccaccagccgccgccgccgccgccgcagcaccaGCAGCAGCGTGCCTCTGTAACCTTCCTGCCGCCGCGAGAGGAGCTCGTCCCAGCGGCAGCACGTCTCAGCAGCGGCGCCGGGAGACCAGCTGGAGATCGGTTTCTGCAGCacctgcctcctctcctcctccgcgccaGGGGGAGCGCGCGCGCGCGCCAGCCAAGGTGAGAGCTCGTTGTCCCCGGCTCAACCCCCCCAGTCTCGATCCGCGCCCACGCGCGCCCGCGACCGGCAATGGCGGAGCGCGTCGCCTGCCGCCCAATGGCGCCTCCTGCCTCGCTGGAGAGGCTCCTGGTTGGTGATTTGGGCGTATGGAAGTTCGAATTCGGGGGCAAAAACCCTAGTTTCAGGTCGGAATTCTGGTGGTCCGTGTTGGATCAAAGGCCAAGCTGGGGATTTAGTTTGAGTGGCGCACTGTCGCGGCGGTGCACGTTTGGTCGCCCGGTGGACTTTCGGCGTGGCTTCTCTGCTTGCTGGATATTTCCTTGCTTTGTGCGTGGAGATGAGCTTGGAAGTTTGAATTTAGTGCGAAACCCTAGCTTTCTTTACCAATTGGATTGAGGTCGCGGAttggatgggaggagctcgattcCATCCGAGCTGCAGAAATAGCTTGAATCGTGTTTGGTCACTCAGTCGATGCCCTGTGATGTGGCTTCTGACTTGTTGGAGTTTGAATTGATTATACTTAAGGTCTTCAGCGCAAACCCCCCATTTTATTCATTTCTAGGAATTAGGAGAAACTGTGTTGGAATCGAAGGAGCTTGTGATATCTCTGGTTTGATGATATTCCTTTTCGGTTTTGTAGGCATAAGCTCAATGTTGCTCAGGCGATAGGCGATCCTGGTTTGAATTCCAGGATTATTATTTAAATTTCTGGGTCGGAATTTGAGTGTAAGGTTAACTCTACAAGCGCAGTGTGCAGAAATGCAGCGTGATTAGATCAGGGGAACTTGTGTTTGTGTTATTCTATTTTAGGTCTTGTTTGGAATAATTTATCCTTTTTTTTTGCTGACCTGCATACCATTTCAGTATAACCAGTAACACAATTCTGTTTCTCTATATATGTTATTTAACAGTCTTGAGCTCATGATGCATAAATAAATGTCTCTTGTCCTGTATTTGCATAAATCGTAGTTTTTTTTGTTCAAAGTTcatcactactccctccgttccaaattacttgtcgtggttttagttcaaaattttgaactaaaaccacgacgagtaatttggaacggagggagtacatactttGTCTGTTTCAAGAAGTTTTCTTGGTGATGTTTTACCTGAATCCAGAATGTAACAAGTTCATTTTGCTGCTATATTAGATCACTTTTGTGATTTTAAGTGCATTCACAAATTTNNNNNNNNNNNNNNNNNNNNNNNNNNNNNNNNNNNNNNNNNNNNNNNNNNNNNNNNNNNNNNNNNNNNNNNNNNNNNNNNNNNNNNNNNNNNNNNNNNNNNNNNNNNNNNNNNNNNNNNNNNNNNNNNNNNNNNNNNNNNNNNNNNNNNNNNNNNNNNNNNNNNNNNNNNNNNNNNNNNNNNNNNNNNNNNNNNNNNNNNNNNNNNNNNNNNNNNNNNNNNNNNNNNNNNNNNNNNNNNNNNNNNNNNNNNNNNNNNNNNNNNNNNNNNNNNNNNNNNNNNNNNNNNNNNNNNNNNNNNNNNNNNNNNNNNNNNNNNNNNNNNNNNNNNNNNNNNNNNNNNNNNNNNNNNNNNNNNNNNNNNNNNNNNNNNNNNNNNNagagagagagagagagcgtgggtggtggggtGGGGAGGGGAAGGGGCTGCTAGTTAAAGTTCTACACTGATTCACTATTCTTGGAGAATCCCATGGTCCATTGACATTTTTATTTCGTGCTCTTCTTGTTACTTTACACTCATACTTGTTATACTCCTAACTCAGATACTTGTTCTTTGCAGTAATTTTTGGTGAGTGGGCTGCACACGCAGATAAGCAGGACCGGAGGAAGAGTACAATATTCTCTGGATATCCAGTTGTAGATAAATACCTTCTGGTTCAATTGTATTTACATGGAATCTCTTTCCTGAGAGATGCCAACATCTAAGCCACCATCGGTGCCACCGGCACCAAGCCTGCAACCATTACCATCATCTGCAGTACGACAGAACAGTCGTATTGACCTTCGTGAGATCAAGTCCAAGATTGTTAAGACGATTGGGCCAGAACGAGCAAAGAAGTACTTTCAACATCTGGAGAGATTCTTATCATCAAAATTGAGCAAGAATGAGTTTGATAAGCTGTGTCTTGTGGCACTTGGCCGGGAGAACCTCCCATTGCACAACCACCTCATCCGTTCTATTCTTTTCAATGCCTCTGCAGCGAGTGGCCCACCAGCAATTAATGCATCTAAGATGGCTGAAGATGTCACCAATTCAGAACATACAATGGTTCCGCATGTCTGGAATGGTGACACTTTGAGCAAGCATGTCAACGACAAACACTCATTGAGCAGAAGTGTGAACACATTAACACAGCATTCATCACTGACTCATGGTGAGACTATCAATAGGGAGAATGGTGCTCCAAATTTGATTGGTTTGAAGAGATATACACAGCTTCGGCAAAGTGAGCATGTGGAGCCATTTACCAAGCGATCATGTATGGGGAAGGCACCATTGAATTTTCATGGCTCTCTACATAGCAATGGACCTTCTGCTATAAATGCTAGAGAATCCTTGGGAGAAGAAATTACACAACATGCTCAAGTTCTGGTGCAAGCTCCAATTGGGATTCAGTTTGGCTCTGCTAATTTTTGCCAGGCTAAAAAACCTTCAGCCATTGCTTCTGTCAGTTCAGACAATAGCTCTATTTGTTGTTATGACCTTGGTGAACTATGTGATACTTTGTCACttagaaagaaaatggaaaaaacaGCACAAATGGAAGGCTTGGAAGGGGTCTCAGTAGAGTGTGCTGATCTGTTGAATAATGgagttgatgttttcttgaagcaaTTGATTGGATCTTGTGTTGAGCTTGTTGGAGCAAGGTCTCAACATGGTAAACTAAGCCATGCGGCACTGAAGCAGCAGTTGGGCCGTAAGATAGTAAATGGTGTATCACTGCAAAATCATACCCATGTGCAGGGTGGCATTATACCTCCAGGGTCTAAGTCAATCTCAATGCAAGACTTAAAGGCAGTGTCAGAGCTAAACCCTCGTCTGCTTGGGGTCAACGCATCAGGGCTACTTGAAAAGATCAATTCACATGACTAATTGGATGGAGCAAGTTGGGTTTTTCACATTGCAAGATTGTACCAACTTGATGGTGTCTCTTGCTTCATGGCCTTTGTATTCAGGTCATAACTTACCGAGGGTGGTGAAACCTGGAGAAGGCAGGCAGACTTTCTAGTTTGTACAGTATGCTGATAATGCTGTATCTAATATCCTGCGCAAATTTTGAAATAAGCAAAGTTCTGATTATCTTCTAGAAGGCTAGAGGCTGTATAATAGACCCATCCGTTGTCTGCATCCAAGCACCAGTAAAGAGGCATAAGTGCTTAACAGAACTATGGTGCAGGGCTTCAAATGAATTGATGAGCCATGACTCTGTAAGTGTTCTGCACCAGCATGTGCTTTTCACTTGTTACATTTTTAGCATGGATAGAACAGTATCTGATCATTTATTTGCAGCCAGTTTTGTTTCAGTATTGTTAGGAATAGAAACTATCTATCAAGAATATCCAGAAAACAGTTATAATGTTCTTGTCTGATGAAATTCCTTCTACATCAGAACTTTTTTTTTTTTACATCAGAACTGGAGGGAACCATGTTAAGGAACAAATTGGCAGATGTTTATTAATGCACAGACGTTGTAAGATAAAACAGCGGGAACACCATTTTGTTAGCTACCCTTATGTCTTGGTTGTCAGCCCTGCTTTTGTTAGATCTTTATTCATTTTCTGTTCGATAGAGTTTATTTAGTTTCGAGGGCTTAATACTGCAGTTATGCTGGTGTGGTTCTGCAATTGGTAC
This window harbors:
- the LOC119354827 gene encoding uncharacterized protein LOC119354827, with the translated sequence MPTSKPPSVPPAPSLQPLPSSAVRQNSRIDLREIKSKIVKTIGPERAKKYFQHLERFLSSKLSKNEFDKLCLVALGRENLPLHNHLIRSILFNASAASGPPAINASKMAEDVTNSEHTMVPHVWNGDTLSKHVNDKHSLSRSVNTLTQHSSLTHGETINRENGAPNLIGLKRYTQLRQSEHVEPFTKRSCMGKAPLNFHGSLHSNGPSAINARESLGEEITQHAQVLVQAPIGIQFGSANFCQAKKPSAIASVSSDNSSICCYDLGELCDTLSLRKKMEKTAQMEGLEGVSVECADLLNNGVDVFLKQLIGSCVELVGARSQHGKLSHAALKQQLGRKIVNGVSLQNHTHVQGGIIPPGSKSISMQDLKAVSELNPRLLGVNASGLLEKINSHD